The proteins below are encoded in one region of Methanoculleus taiwanensis:
- a CDS encoding proteasome assembly chaperone family protein, which produces MNEVTIHFLRDDNIKAPILIEGLPGVGQVGKLTAEYIMEKLGAEKIAEIHSLHFPPQVIVDENGVTHLVNNEIYRYENGDTTLLFLVGDFQSTSPAGHYVLTEAYLDIAEELGVERIYTLGGYGVGHLVDENRIFAAVNMEHLRPEVEEAGGSFQTAEMGGMIVGASGLLLGLGAERNIEGICLMGETSGYIVDPRSAESLLAVLTRLLGIEIDPALLRQRAEDMEQIIAKIREAEESKAAEELTYIG; this is translated from the coding sequence ATGAACGAAGTAACCATACATTTTTTGCGGGATGACAATATCAAGGCGCCCATCCTCATCGAAGGGCTCCCGGGAGTCGGACAGGTAGGGAAGCTCACGGCGGAATATATTATGGAGAAGCTCGGGGCGGAGAAGATCGCCGAGATCCACTCGCTCCATTTCCCGCCGCAGGTCATCGTCGACGAAAACGGTGTCACCCACCTCGTCAACAACGAGATCTACCGTTACGAAAACGGCGATACGACGCTCCTCTTCCTCGTAGGCGATTTCCAGAGCACCTCTCCTGCAGGGCACTACGTCCTGACCGAGGCGTACCTCGATATCGCCGAAGAGCTCGGCGTCGAGCGGATCTACACCCTCGGCGGCTACGGGGTCGGTCACCTCGTCGACGAGAACCGGATCTTCGCAGCCGTGAATATGGAGCACCTCCGACCCGAAGTCGAGGAAGCCGGCGGGTCGTTCCAGACCGCCGAGATGGGCGGCATGATCGTCGGTGCCTCCGGCCTCCTCCTCGGCCTCGGTGCAGAGCGGAATATCGAGGGGATCTGCCTGATGGGAGAGACCTCCGGCTATATCGTCGACCCGAGGAGTGCCGAGAGCCTCCTTGCCGTCCTTACCCGCCTGCTCGGGATCGAGATCGATCCGGCCCTTCTGCGGCAGCGTGCAGAGGATATGGAGCAGATCATCGCCAAGATCAGGGAAGCCGAAGAGAGCAAAGCGGCAGAAGAGCTGACCTATATCGGCTGA
- a CDS encoding RNA-protein complex protein Nop10 yields the protein MSGRIRRCAYDRTYTLRETCPACGCRTRVAHPARFSPQDRYGRYRRMVRE from the coding sequence ATGAGTGGCCGCATACGACGCTGCGCATACGACCGTACCTATACGCTGAGAGAGACCTGTCCGGCCTGCGGGTGCCGGACACGGGTCGCTCATCCTGCACGTTTTTCGCCACAGGACAGGTACGGACGATATAGAAGGATGGTACGGGAATGA
- a CDS encoding translation initiation factor IF-2 subunit alpha → MREREWPEDGELVVCTVQNVRDFAAFVTLDEYDGRQGLIPISEIARGWIKYIRDFVREGQKVVCKVLNVDAGRGHIDLSLKDVNEHQRREKIHEWKSEQKAGKWVGFVTEATGVERKTIEEAFYREYGLLYPGFEEIVATGGESLEKFTFDPKVKESLNTIAHENVKVSKVTITGHLILTSAKPDGVNVIRRALRSAQPKVDDVEIDLNYVGAPKYRIKVTAPDYKTAEKAIEKAAAAAVGVMERAEGTGKFVRKQKSG, encoded by the coding sequence ATGCGTGAGAGAGAATGGCCCGAGGACGGCGAACTCGTCGTCTGCACGGTGCAGAACGTCAGGGATTTCGCGGCATTCGTGACCCTCGACGAGTACGACGGTCGGCAGGGCCTCATCCCCATATCCGAGATAGCGAGAGGCTGGATCAAGTATATACGGGACTTTGTGCGTGAAGGGCAGAAAGTCGTCTGCAAGGTGCTGAACGTCGACGCCGGACGCGGTCATATCGACCTTTCTCTCAAAGACGTCAACGAACACCAGCGGCGTGAGAAGATCCACGAGTGGAAGAGCGAGCAGAAGGCCGGAAAGTGGGTCGGATTCGTGACCGAGGCGACGGGGGTCGAGCGGAAAACCATCGAAGAAGCGTTTTACCGCGAATACGGCCTGCTATATCCGGGTTTCGAGGAGATCGTCGCCACCGGCGGAGAGTCGCTGGAGAAGTTTACCTTCGACCCGAAGGTCAAAGAGTCGCTCAACACCATCGCCCACGAGAACGTCAAGGTCTCGAAGGTGACGATCACCGGGCACCTGATTCTCACGTCGGCAAAGCCCGACGGGGTCAATGTGATCCGAAGAGCTCTTCGAAGTGCGCAGCCGAAGGTCGACGACGTCGAGATCGACTTAAACTACGTAGGTGCTCCCAAATATCGGATCAAAGTGACCGCACCGGACTACAAGACGGCTGAGAAGGCGATCGAGAAGGCCGCAGCCGCTGCAGTCGGTGTTATGGAGCGGGCTGAAGGCACCGGAAAGTTCGTTCGAAAACAGAAGTCCGGTTAA
- a CDS encoding 30S ribosomal protein S27e, which translates to MVQLNRENRSKFYRVKCPDCENEQIVFEKASTVVDCAVCGHILAEPTGGKANIKAEILAALE; encoded by the coding sequence ATGGTACAGTTAAACAGAGAGAACCGGAGCAAGTTCTACCGGGTCAAATGCCCCGACTGCGAGAACGAACAGATCGTCTTTGAGAAGGCAAGCACCGTTGTAGACTGTGCAGTCTGCGGACATATCCTTGCAGAGCCCACCGGCGGCAAGGCAAACATAAAAGCTGAAATACTGGCAGCACTTGAGTGA
- a CDS encoding 50S ribosomal protein L44e → MKMPVKFKTYCPFCRKHEIHEIERVKKGKTRHFNWIDRQKARRGTVGNMGKFSKVPGGDKPTKKVNVRYRCAVCGKAHLRAGFRISKFELTE, encoded by the coding sequence ATGAAGATGCCAGTCAAATTTAAAACATACTGTCCGTTCTGCAGGAAACATGAGATCCACGAGATCGAGAGGGTGAAGAAGGGCAAGACCCGCCACTTCAACTGGATCGACCGCCAGAAGGCACGCAGAGGCACCGTCGGTAACATGGGTAAGTTCTCCAAGGTGCCCGGTGGCGACAAGCCGACCAAGAAGGTCAACGTCCGGTACCGGTGTGCGGTCTGCGGCAAGGCGCACCTGAGAGCAGGGTTCAGAATTAGCAAATTCGAGCTGACGGAGTGA
- a CDS encoding DNA replication complex GINS family protein — protein MDLEKLRQLLLDMHHSGRLADISPHLYDETREYLEKLKNDYYALANPLETRAGSLIIEEIGSIRDTTQEIFSIRTRQILDLAFQQFEGQYTDRDESRKMLPAERVMFRQIVGAIEECRRTLIFGDEAQGLGEAAGDEPVAGSMPAAPKEKRKRAASAGGVAAEYALVHITQDMDSFMGVDGRVYHLRQGDIITIPERNADVLCERNIALNIRLNK, from the coding sequence ATGGATCTTGAGAAACTCCGCCAGCTCCTGCTCGATATGCACCACTCCGGGAGACTCGCCGATATTTCGCCCCACCTCTACGACGAGACCAGAGAGTACCTCGAGAAACTGAAGAACGACTACTACGCTCTCGCAAACCCACTCGAGACGAGGGCAGGAAGCCTTATCATCGAGGAGATAGGCAGCATCCGGGATACCACCCAGGAGATATTCTCGATCAGGACGCGCCAGATCCTTGACCTCGCATTTCAGCAGTTCGAAGGCCAGTACACCGACCGGGACGAGTCGAGGAAGATGCTCCCGGCCGAACGGGTGATGTTCCGGCAGATCGTCGGCGCCATCGAGGAGTGCAGGCGCACGCTCATCTTCGGCGACGAGGCGCAGGGTCTCGGGGAGGCCGCAGGAGACGAACCCGTAGCAGGCTCCATGCCGGCCGCACCGAAGGAGAAGAGAAAGCGAGCCGCTTCGGCAGGAGGCGTGGCCGCCGAGTACGCCCTCGTGCATATCACGCAGGATATGGACTCGTTCATGGGTGTGGACGGCAGGGTTTATCACCTCCGGCAGGGAGACATCATAACGATCCCGGAGCGGAATGCAGATGTGCTCTGTGAGCGCAACATAGCCTTAAATATTAGACTTAACAAGTAA
- a CDS encoding DNA primase small subunit domain-containing protein, translating to MKPATLEFLKQRFTEYYRNGHLPAPSSLEQREWGFIFFDTSSDVRMRRHMAFTDQRELADYLRSMIPAHAYYSTAYYGMPGAPTMNDKVWTGADLIFDLDADHIMRGPYAEMLARVKEETEKLIAMLTGELGFSAREISVVFSGGRGYHIHVKDIAIREWGSQERRELIDYVCGTGLDPGVMLAPVRTPPGGWKRRYLDALGEHLLWLKGLPEDEAIGILSDIKGIKQKQAAEFLTEIDDLVGDLRERRTESLLASRTIRALISGEGSAFEQRVRAKGAHADEPVTTDIKRLIRMPGSLHGGSGMRVVPLGANELAGFDPLVDAVVFGERDVKVEMKTAIATSLLGNTYTLQKGITTIPEALAVFVCCRGMAEVAGEGSDGS from the coding sequence ATGAAACCCGCCACGCTCGAATTTCTCAAACAGAGGTTCACCGAATATTACCGGAACGGCCATCTCCCCGCTCCGTCGTCCCTCGAGCAGCGGGAGTGGGGTTTTATCTTCTTCGATACATCTTCCGACGTCAGAATGCGCCGCCACATGGCCTTTACCGACCAGCGGGAACTCGCCGATTACCTGCGGAGCATGATTCCCGCCCACGCGTACTACTCTACCGCGTACTACGGCATGCCGGGTGCGCCGACGATGAACGACAAAGTCTGGACCGGCGCAGACCTGATCTTCGACCTCGATGCCGACCATATCATGCGCGGACCCTACGCGGAGATGCTTGCACGGGTCAAGGAGGAGACCGAGAAGCTGATCGCGATGCTGACCGGCGAGCTCGGATTCTCCGCCAGGGAGATCTCCGTGGTCTTCTCCGGCGGCCGCGGATACCACATTCACGTCAAAGATATCGCCATCCGTGAGTGGGGCAGCCAGGAGCGCCGGGAACTCATCGATTACGTCTGCGGCACCGGACTCGATCCGGGCGTGATGCTCGCACCCGTCCGCACGCCCCCCGGCGGATGGAAGAGGCGCTATCTCGACGCCCTCGGCGAGCACCTCCTCTGGCTCAAAGGTCTCCCCGAAGACGAAGCTATCGGCATCCTTTCCGATATCAAGGGAATCAAACAGAAACAGGCGGCCGAATTTCTCACGGAGATCGATGATCTCGTAGGCGACCTGCGGGAGCGCCGGACGGAGAGCCTGCTTGCAAGCCGCACGATACGGGCGCTCATCTCGGGAGAGGGGTCGGCGTTCGAGCAGCGTGTCCGGGCGAAGGGCGCGCACGCGGACGAGCCGGTGACGACCGATATCAAGCGGCTGATCCGGATGCCGGGGTCGCTCCACGGCGGGAGCGGCATGCGGGTCGTGCCGCTCGGCGCCAACGAACTCGCCGGGTTCGACCCTCTTGTGGACGCGGTCGTCTTCGGCGAGCGGGACGTAAAGGTCGAGATGAAGACCGCCATCGCCACGTCGCTGCTCGGAAACACCTATACGCTGCAGAAAGGCATCACGACCATCCCCGAAGCGCTTGCAGTCTTCGTCTGCTGCCGTGGGATGGCCGAGGTCGCCGGGGAGGGAAGCGATGGATCTTGA
- a CDS encoding tRNA uridine(34) 5-carboxymethylaminomethyl modification radical SAM/GNAT enzyme Elp3 — MNEDEIYREIISRIYSAGWETVDIQKIKLEICRQYSVSMPKNSAILAAARPEERERLRKILLVKPTRTISGVAPVAVMTSPHPCPHGICLPCPGGPEHPFKSPQSYTGEEPAALRAREHAYDPYNQVQARLAQFQMLGHHIDKVELIVMGGTMTARPLDYQQWFVGSAVQAMNDYPDAGTPPVEGAVDLEAIFTANEQARVRCVATTFETRPDWCREEEINRMLEMGVTKVELGVQHLKDAILEYNRRGHTVRESAEANCMLRDAGIKVGFHIMPNLPGSSIEEDRRMFEDLFRDERFRPDFLKIYPTLVTPGSEIESLWERGEYHPYTEDELIDLIAYGKSLFPEYVRLQRIQRDIPAKLIVAGSRHSNFRQLVQARLSEQGLRCRCIRCREIGRSPRVGEAAVSTLPYRSCGGEEEFIQASSGDALIGFARLRFPGRALRPELAGAALLRELHVYGSIVPLATSASDDEWQHRSFGNRLLAAAEESAKNHGYDHLAVMSGIGVRPYYGKQGYQRRGPYMIKTLA, encoded by the coding sequence ATGAACGAAGACGAGATTTACCGGGAGATCATCTCCCGCATCTATTCTGCAGGATGGGAGACTGTCGATATCCAGAAGATCAAACTCGAGATCTGCCGGCAGTACAGCGTCAGCATGCCGAAGAACTCCGCAATCCTCGCCGCCGCACGGCCGGAGGAGCGGGAACGGCTGCGGAAGATCCTGCTCGTAAAACCGACACGGACGATCTCGGGCGTAGCGCCGGTCGCGGTGATGACCTCGCCTCACCCCTGCCCCCACGGCATATGCCTCCCCTGTCCCGGGGGGCCGGAGCACCCGTTCAAGTCGCCCCAGAGTTATACCGGCGAGGAGCCGGCGGCACTCCGGGCACGGGAACACGCATACGACCCATATAACCAGGTACAGGCACGCCTTGCGCAGTTCCAGATGCTCGGCCACCACATCGATAAGGTGGAGCTGATCGTGATGGGCGGGACGATGACCGCCCGCCCGCTTGATTACCAGCAGTGGTTCGTCGGGTCGGCCGTCCAGGCGATGAACGACTACCCGGACGCCGGCACGCCGCCCGTAGAGGGAGCGGTCGACCTCGAGGCGATCTTCACCGCGAACGAGCAGGCACGGGTACGATGCGTCGCCACCACCTTCGAGACCCGGCCGGACTGGTGCCGGGAAGAGGAGATCAACCGGATGCTCGAGATGGGCGTGACAAAGGTCGAGCTCGGCGTCCAGCATCTCAAAGACGCCATCCTCGAGTACAACCGGCGCGGCCATACCGTCCGGGAGAGCGCGGAGGCGAACTGCATGCTCCGCGACGCCGGGATCAAGGTAGGGTTCCACATCATGCCGAATCTTCCGGGGAGCTCGATCGAGGAAGACCGGCGGATGTTTGAAGATCTCTTCAGAGACGAGCGGTTCCGGCCGGACTTTCTGAAGATCTACCCGACCCTCGTCACCCCGGGCTCGGAGATCGAGAGCCTCTGGGAACGTGGCGAGTACCACCCGTACACCGAGGATGAACTGATCGATCTCATCGCCTACGGGAAGTCACTCTTTCCGGAGTACGTCCGTCTCCAGCGTATTCAGCGGGATATTCCCGCAAAACTGATCGTCGCCGGTTCCAGGCACAGCAACTTCCGCCAGCTCGTACAGGCGCGGCTCAGCGAACAGGGGCTCCGCTGCCGGTGCATCCGGTGCCGGGAGATCGGCCGTTCCCCCAGGGTCGGAGAGGCGGCAGTCTCGACCCTACCCTACCGGAGTTGCGGCGGCGAGGAGGAGTTCATCCAGGCGAGCTCCGGGGATGCCCTCATCGGCTTTGCACGCCTGCGGTTCCCGGGCAGGGCGCTGCGGCCCGAGCTTGCGGGTGCGGCGCTGCTCCGGGAGCTGCACGTCTACGGCAGCATCGTACCGCTCGCCACCAGCGCATCGGACGACGAGTGGCAGCACCGGAGTTTCGGCAACAGGCTGCTTGCGGCCGCCGAAGAGAGCGCCAAAAATCACGGCTACGATCACCTCGCCGTGATGAGCGGGATCGGGGTCCGCCCGTACTACGGGAAACAGGGATATCAACGAAGGGGCCCATATATGATCAAGACGCTAGCATGA
- a CDS encoding UPF0058 family protein, with the protein MQKEELLHLHMLLVHVRKYYENITSEEIQTERYNSLHISPVHIHKNKVSHKKAILALGDEIVHHIRTNHNPFVEYRLEMPSERVATE; encoded by the coding sequence GTGCAGAAGGAAGAGCTACTCCATTTACACATGCTTCTAGTGCATGTCAGGAAATACTACGAGAACATCACCAGCGAGGAGATCCAGACCGAACGATACAACTCCCTGCATATCTCCCCCGTCCACATCCATAAAAACAAAGTTTCACACAAAAAAGCTATCCTCGCACTCGGCGACGAGATCGTGCACCATATCCGGACAAACCACAACCCATTTGTCGAATATCGTCTGGAGATGCCGTCCGAGCGCGTCGCCACCGAGTAG
- a CDS encoding ADP-ribosylglycohydrolase family protein — MRFERAAGALLGLAFGDALGAPLEGARPPLRKVTEMQGGGIHHVRPGQYTDDTLQACALAQSLIHGRGFAPADFVSRLIRGYHAHPEFYGPTSRRVLDLIETGVEPEAAARAVHEAVGGSRSNGSVMRGVSIGIFYRPALVRDVSMACSRLTHYDPVAGESSAFINRMVSELSRGASRGAAYERALAACRSDEVAALLGAYGRHPLVPSLDAVLCTHCAVAVFMRARNAAEAVITAVNLGGDADTVGAVTGALAGAAWGSGAFPLSWHRRVENREQLIGVARALSAVSMP; from the coding sequence ATGCGATTTGAGCGCGCAGCCGGCGCGCTGCTTGGACTGGCTTTTGGGGACGCATTGGGTGCGCCCCTCGAAGGGGCTCGCCCGCCGCTCCGAAAGGTAACGGAGATGCAGGGAGGCGGAATTCACCATGTCCGCCCGGGGCAGTACACCGACGATACACTGCAGGCGTGCGCACTTGCGCAGTCGCTCATCCATGGCCGGGGGTTCGCACCTGCTGATTTTGTTTCGAGGCTTATCCGCGGGTATCACGCCCATCCGGAGTTTTACGGGCCGACCTCGCGCCGCGTTCTCGACCTGATCGAAACGGGGGTCGAGCCGGAGGCCGCCGCCCGTGCGGTGCACGAAGCGGTCGGGGGGAGCAGAAGCAACGGGAGTGTCATGCGTGGCGTTTCCATCGGGATATTCTACCGTCCGGCTCTTGTCCGGGATGTCAGCATGGCATGCTCGCGGCTGACTCACTACGACCCGGTGGCGGGTGAATCCTCGGCGTTCATCAACCGGATGGTCTCCGAACTCTCCCGCGGCGCGTCCCGGGGTGCGGCCTACGAACGGGCGCTCGCGGCATGCCGGAGCGACGAGGTCGCCGCTCTGCTCGGAGCCTACGGTCGTCATCCCCTCGTTCCCTCGCTCGACGCCGTCCTCTGCACGCACTGTGCCGTCGCCGTCTTCATGAGGGCCCGGAATGCGGCTGAAGCGGTAATCACGGCGGTCAACCTCGGCGGCGACGCCGATACGGTCGGGGCGGTTACGGGAGCTCTTGCCGGAGCCGCGTGGGGCTCTGGTGCCTTTCCTCTCTCGTGGCACCGCCGGGTCGAGAACCGGGAGCAACTGATCGGCGTTGCCCGGGCACTCTCGGCGGTGAGCATGCCCTGA
- a CDS encoding UPF0179 family protein, with the protein MLLKKAKVTLIGSVLAKPGLEFVYEGPAEECEGCKMRKVCHNLQPGKKYRIVEVRPTTKHDCPVHLDSVNAVEVIESPIIALIGADMAIVNSKVQYEFPCTRTGCRNFLLCHPDGIIEGEKYIVGEVLGSAPEICERGKTLKRVELRPA; encoded by the coding sequence ATGCTGCTCAAGAAAGCGAAAGTAACACTGATCGGGTCGGTGCTGGCAAAGCCTGGTCTTGAATTCGTCTACGAGGGACCGGCGGAGGAGTGCGAAGGCTGTAAGATGCGGAAGGTCTGCCACAACCTGCAGCCGGGAAAGAAGTACCGGATCGTCGAGGTACGCCCGACCACAAAGCACGACTGTCCGGTTCATCTCGATTCGGTCAACGCTGTCGAGGTCATCGAGTCGCCGATAATCGCACTGATCGGAGCCGATATGGCGATCGTCAACTCGAAGGTGCAGTACGAGTTCCCCTGCACCAGAACCGGGTGCAGGAACTTTCTGCTCTGCCACCCGGACGGGATCATCGAGGGAGAGAAGTATATCGTCGGCGAGGTGCTGGGGAGCGCCCCCGAGATCTGTGAGCGGGGAAAAACACTCAAACGGGTCGAGCTCCGCCCCGCCTGA
- a CDS encoding NAD(P)-dependent glycerol-1-phosphate dehydrogenase has protein sequence MSADGINLLKSKAFDKSKWMQLPRDVVIGHDVIEHLPAVCEDLALGRTALVITGTRTRDVAGDRVRALLAEDYAVTTVATEEISLETIRKIEEIGGEADFFVGVGGGRVIDTAKIASFNLDRQFISVPTAASHDGIASSRASVPTVEGNTSMTAHPPIAVVADTGIIARAPHRLLAAGCADVISNYTAILDWELSHRLRGEPLSEYALTLSRMTAEILVKDADLIRPQSEEGAWIVTKALVSSGVAMSIAGSSRPGSGGEHKFSHALDRLAPGKGLHGEKCGIGAIITMYLHGGDWRGIRQSLRKIGAPTTPAEIGVDDETAVEALLAAKTIRPERFTILDMGLTPESARDLIKMLYRE, from the coding sequence ATGAGCGCAGACGGTATAAATTTACTCAAGAGCAAGGCTTTTGATAAGTCAAAATGGATGCAGCTGCCTCGTGACGTCGTTATCGGCCACGACGTTATCGAGCACCTTCCTGCCGTCTGCGAGGACCTGGCCCTCGGACGAACTGCGCTCGTCATCACCGGGACGCGGACGCGCGACGTCGCCGGCGACCGTGTCCGGGCACTCCTTGCCGAAGACTATGCCGTCACTACCGTCGCCACCGAGGAGATCTCACTTGAAACCATCCGGAAGATCGAGGAGATAGGAGGCGAGGCGGACTTCTTCGTCGGTGTCGGCGGCGGACGGGTGATCGATACCGCGAAGATCGCCTCGTTCAACCTCGACCGCCAGTTCATCAGTGTTCCGACGGCAGCCTCCCACGACGGGATCGCCTCGTCACGGGCATCGGTTCCGACCGTGGAGGGCAACACCTCGATGACCGCTCACCCGCCGATCGCCGTTGTCGCCGACACCGGGATCATCGCCCGGGCACCGCACCGGCTGCTTGCAGCGGGATGCGCCGACGTCATCTCGAACTATACCGCGATTCTGGACTGGGAGCTCTCCCACCGGCTCCGGGGAGAGCCGCTCTCCGAGTATGCCCTGACGCTCTCCCGTATGACGGCTGAGATCCTCGTTAAAGACGCCGACCTGATCAGGCCGCAGAGCGAGGAGGGGGCCTGGATCGTCACCAAAGCGCTCGTTTCGTCAGGGGTTGCCATGAGCATCGCCGGCTCGTCGCGGCCGGGCAGCGGCGGGGAACACAAGTTTTCCCACGCTCTCGACCGCCTGGCACCGGGCAAGGGGCTTCACGGCGAGAAGTGCGGCATCGGTGCAATCATCACCATGTACCTGCACGGCGGCGACTGGCGGGGGATCCGGCAGTCGCTTCGAAAGATCGGGGCTCCCACGACCCCGGCGGAGATCGGCGTCGACGATGAGACGGCGGTTGAGGCGCTTCTGGCGGCAAAGACTATCCGCCCGGAGCGCTTTACAATCCTTGACATGGGACTGACGCCCGAGTCTGCACGGGATCTCATCAAAATGCTGTACCGGGAGTGA
- a CDS encoding DUF63 family protein produces MISEFIYKYYIDPIRYGGAYTIVDTLTYAFILVVSVYLVYRWLKRSGIAIDTELVLATLPFVVLGGLLRVVQDTGMITSDLQYLLITPLIFFTLFFYAIPLLYAGKALEKRGMISRYSRFYGGAGIVSCIVAAAALTVFGLTETRIALDVLVIILTMASITSLALWALLRYAFGWTYVSDILYKLLIFGHLLDASATSYGIDLHPVRYVEQHVVGSTLIELTGTAFSMFLLKLVVIVPAIYILELYRKEGNPDLWHLIVLAMIVVGMAPGIRDMVRMILYV; encoded by the coding sequence ATGATTAGTGAGTTCATATACAAATATTACATCGATCCCATAAGGTACGGGGGAGCCTATACCATTGTCGATACACTCACTTATGCCTTTATCCTCGTCGTTTCCGTATATCTCGTCTACCGGTGGCTGAAACGCTCCGGCATCGCCATCGATACCGAGCTCGTCCTCGCCACCCTCCCGTTCGTCGTGCTCGGCGGACTGCTCCGGGTCGTGCAGGATACCGGGATGATCACCTCCGACCTGCAGTACCTGCTGATAACGCCGCTCATCTTCTTTACCCTCTTCTTCTACGCGATCCCGCTCCTCTACGCCGGGAAAGCACTCGAAAAGCGTGGCATGATCTCCCGGTACAGCCGGTTTTACGGTGGTGCCGGCATCGTCTCGTGCATCGTCGCGGCGGCGGCCCTCACCGTCTTCGGTCTCACCGAGACACGGATAGCGCTCGACGTGCTCGTGATCATCCTCACCATGGCCTCGATCACCTCGCTCGCGCTCTGGGCGCTGCTCCGGTACGCCTTCGGGTGGACGTACGTCTCTGATATCCTCTACAAGCTCCTGATCTTCGGGCACCTCCTCGATGCCAGTGCGACGAGCTACGGCATCGACCTCCATCCCGTCCGTTACGTCGAGCAGCACGTCGTCGGTTCGACCCTGATCGAGCTCACCGGGACTGCGTTCTCGATGTTCCTCTTAAAACTCGTGGTCATCGTCCCTGCAATTTATATCCTCGAACTGTACAGAAAGGAAGGAAATCCCGATCTCTGGCACCTGATCGTGCTTGCGATGATCGTCGTCGGCATGGCGCCCGGGATCCGGGATATGGTGCGGATGATACTCTATGTTTGA
- a CDS encoding stage II sporulation protein M, protein MFEQSFQRAIIISSLVFAISLGLGILAVSAEPAIGEEMLALFQEQVAGHLLSDAPVVLFLKIFLNNLGACTLLFLGGASLGTVTLLILGLNGLLIGAIMEIVRQQQGILFIAAALIPHGIFEIPSFLVAGALGLLLGQALASEWQGEGDAAKTAAYLGKYFLKIVVPLLAIAAIIEAFITPAVLSVIA, encoded by the coding sequence ATGTTTGAGCAGTCGTTTCAGAGGGCAATCATCATCTCGTCCCTGGTCTTCGCCATATCGCTCGGTCTTGGTATCCTTGCGGTATCCGCGGAGCCCGCTATCGGCGAGGAGATGCTGGCACTCTTCCAGGAGCAGGTTGCAGGGCATCTCCTGAGCGATGCGCCGGTTGTGCTCTTCCTCAAGATCTTTCTGAATAATCTCGGAGCGTGCACGCTTCTCTTCCTCGGCGGTGCGTCGCTCGGAACCGTAACGCTGCTGATACTCGGGCTTAACGGGCTTTTAATCGGTGCTATCATGGAGATTGTGCGCCAGCAGCAGGGTATTCTCTTCATCGCTGCTGCGCTCATTCCGCATGGAATCTTCGAGATTCCCTCGTTTCTCGTGGCGGGAGCCCTCGGGCTGTTACTCGGCCAGGCACTGGCCTCCGAGTGGCAGGGAGAGGGAGATGCGGCGAAGACTGCGGCCTATCTTGGAAAATACTTTTTAAAAATCGTTGTTCCCCTCCTCGCGATTGCCGCGATTATAGAGGCATTTATTACGCCCGCTGTCCTAAGTGTGATCGCGTAA